The DNA region GATGGCAGACGAAGAGATCGTAGAGTGGTATTTTGACGAGGAGGTCAAAAAGAGATTTGCAAAGGGGCTATCTATAGCCGCTTAGAATATCGGTAATAATAGCGGTTGCTCTCAGCGCCATATCGCGGGGGATTACCAGCGGCGGTGCGACTCTTATCGTAGATAGCCCAGCGCCTATAACCGCGACGCCGCGTTTAAACGCCTTCGTTAAAACCTCGTCTAAGTACTTGGCCGGCTTTTTCTTCTCGTCTAGCAACTCGACGCCTATCATTAAGCCGAGGCCCCTAACGTCGTGCCTATCGCCGAGCTCGTCCCTGAAGAATTTTTTCAGCTCCTCCCCGAGCAACTCGGCGTGGTGGAGTAGCTCTTCTTCCTCTATGACTTCTAGCGAGGCGAGGGCGGCGGCCGCGGCTACTGGGTTCCCGCCAAAGGTGTTGGCGTGTGCCCCCCTCGGGAGGGACATAACCTCGGCTTTGCCTATAATGGCGCCGAGGGGTAGCCCCGCGGCTATGGCCTTGGCCGTGGCTATTAAATCAGGCTCCACGCCGAAGTGCTCAATGGCGAACCACCTCCCAGTCCTGCCGAATCCTGTCTGCACCTCGTCAACGGCGAAGAGTATGCCGTGCTCCTTGGTGATCTTCCTAAGCCCCTGCACGAAGTTCTTCGGGGGCACCACGTAGCCGCCCTCGCCCTGCACGGGCTCCATTATCACCAGCGCTACTTCAGAGGGGTCGACGAGCCGGCGGAATATCCAGTCTTCTAGAAACCCTAGGGCGTACTCGCCGCACTCCTCAGCTGTGGAGGCTTTGAAGGGGCAGTGCACGGGGTGGGGGAAGGGCGCGTGGATTATTCCCGGCACTAGGGGGGAGAAGTGGCGCCTGTGTACTGTCTTTGAGGCTGATAGGCTCATCGATCCGTAGGTCCGCCCGTGGAAGGCGCCGAGGAACGCGATGACGTAGGGCCTCTGGCCCTTGAAGTAGCCTCTGGCGATCTTCAAGACGCCTTCAATAGACTCGGTGCCGCTGTTGGTAAAGAAGACCTTCTTCCTCCCCGAGATGGGCGCGATGGAGACAAGCCTCTCGGCCAGCCTCACCGCTACCTCGTAGTAGAAGTCGGTTAGGGAGTAGTGGAGGAAGAGCTCTGCTTGTTTTTTAATGGCGTCGACGACTTTGGGGTGGGCATGTCCTACGTTAGTCACGGCGATGCCCGCGTTGAAGTCTATGTAGAGGTTTCCGTCGACGTCCTCGACCACTGGGCCGTAGCCTCTGGCAATAACGAGTGGGTACCACCTGGCGAATGATTGCATTAACACCTCTTCGTCTCGTTTTACTATTTCACGTGCTTTGGGCCCGGGCGGCTCTACTCTTATTTGCGGCACTTTGTCCGGGTCGATGGGCCAATGCCATTTGGGCATATAGTCTAAATTGCCCTATATATAAAAATACAACGCTATAAGGCGAGAGCAGAGCGCCAAGATATCAGCTGGCTCCTAAATCTTCATGAAATCGGAAACCCAGCCGTCATCATGTATGCGTGTATTTATCTATTTATAAAGACGATGGGTCTCTTCCAGCGTCTTGGGGCCAGCTTATAGTTCTTGGCGTATTTCTTCAAAGTAGCTCTTGTATCCTATTTCCTCGATTTTCTTTATGATGTTTTCGTCGCCTTGTAGGACGATTCTCCCGTCGGCCATGACATATACTCTTGTTGGCTTGATGAACTTCAGTACCCTGGCGTAGTGGGTGGAGAGCAATACGCCGCTTCCTGATGCGCTTAGTCTTGACACCGCTTTGCCCACCGCGGCGATTCCGTCTACGTCGAGGCCGGAGTCGGGCTCGTCTAGTATGACGAATTTTGGGTTTAAGAGGAGGGCTTGTAGAACTTCGGCGCGTTTAAACTCGCCGCCACTGAAGCCGGCGCCTACGCCCCTGTTGAACACCTCAGGCTTGAGGCCCAGCTCGGCCGCCAGCTTCTGGGCCTGGGCTAGCACCTGCGGGTTTGGGTCTGTCAGCTTCTTCCCAGCCCTGATGTTCAGCATGGCTTGTAGCAGGAAGGCGAACCTCACCTCGGGAACCGCTACGGGGGACTGGAAGCCGACGAATATGCCTTTTGCGAATCGCTCCTCGGGGGCGAGGTCTCTTATTGACTCGCCGTCTAGGAGGATGTCGCCGTCTAAGATTTCGTATTTGGGATTGCCTGCTATCGCTTGGAAGAGCGTCGACTTGCCGCTGCCGTTGGGCCCCATCAGCACTACGGTTTCTCCGCTGGAGACCGACAGCGTGACTCCTTTGAGGATCTCCCGGCCTCCCACCGCCACTCTCAAGTTTCTGATCTCGAGCATGTGCATAGGAGAGCTCCGAAATGTGGTTAAAAGTATGTGCCTCGTAAGCCGCTTTTCGACGGGCAGTATGCCAGTGGGTGTCCATAAGTTGCGCCTCACTTGTGGCTATGTAATTTAAAAATGGGTCGAAACAGGGAGGCATGGACAAGTTCGATGTGGCGGTGGGGCTGGCCGTCTTGGTATTTGTATCGCTGATGCTCCACGGGTTTTGGAGCGTGGTATACAACGGCGCCGTCTGCGGCGTGTTGTTGGGATATGCCCTGCTTGGGGTGGTGGCCGGCGGCGCCCTTCTGCTGGGTAGGTGGTACAAGCAACTGGAGACGGTAGGAATAGGCTTGGCTCTGCTCTACCTTTTAGCTATGTGGATTTCGTTTCTAAGCCCCGGCACTCTGCAGTACTGCTAAAGTTTTTAAACTGAGGATAAGAGTGCAGGTAATGCCGACAGATTCTAGTCGCAGGAAGAAGCGAAGGAGGATATTCTTCATAGCCCTTGCCGCGCTTATCTTTGCAGAGACTGGGTACATATTGGGAATAACGGGCTTAATATACCCACTACTAGCCGCGCTTGGCTGGGGCCGCACGGCCTCGGCGGCATTCAGCGATGTCCTCGCCGTTTCTCAAAGCTATGTCTTCTACAATGGCACTATCAAAGGCCCCCTATCGCCGGATAAGTATAACGACGCTTACGTGTACGTAATTAGCTATGCCCCAGGTGTGGTGCTTCCGCAAAACTTGGCAACGCTAATAGCGCTGGACGCCGCCGAGAAGCCTGTATACGTCTTGCCTGTGTCTCAATACAGAACGCCGATAAATCCCGAGGACTTTGTCGACGTTTTGCCGGACAACGCGAAGTACCCGGTTATTCTACTGGTGTATCCGCCAGATAAGGCAACCGCGGTGAGTGCGTGGGTAAGTAAAGTGGCAGGACAAGTGAATGTCAGGCTAGAGCTTAGGGGGGATGTTGTTAAGAGTACGCGGCAGATCTAGCTTTTGACTTGAAATATAATCTCACGTCTAAGTCTGTTGATCTCATCTTGTTAGTGTGGGCTCCACGACGGTGCAGGTGCGGGGCTTTTCATCGTTGAGTATTAGCCGTAGCGCCTCCCTATCTGTAATGGAGCAGTAGTACACAGGCACGCCGAGCTTTGCTATTTCTAGCCCCGCCTCCACCTTTTTCCTTATCCCGCCGGTTACGTCGACGCCGGCTGTGCCCTCCACGTCCAGATCCTCTGTTATCCTCTCGATCTTCCTCGCGCCGGGAGCCCCCGGAGGCGCGGTGTATATGCCGTCGGTGTCCATAAGGAACACCACCGCCTTTGGATTGAACAGCTTTGCGAGCTCCACGGCTATGTCGTCTCCGCTGATGACTGTGTACCCCTCGTCAGAGGGCACGATATCGCCATGGAGGAGGGGGTAGAGGCCGTGGGTGATGGCGTGGCGGATCACCTCTGGCCTTGCCAGCGTCCTTCCCCAGAACACGTCGCTGGGCTCCACGGGCATGGCCGCCACGCCGGCTGAGGCTAACTCGTCCACTACATACGACGTCAGTCTTCTGAGGGCTGCTTTGGTTAGGGCGATGCCGAGTGGGGTGAGGCCGAAGGCCTTGACGTGTGGATGGGCGAATGAGCCAGCGCCGTGTATCAGAGCCGCTGGGCGCCCCCTCAGCTCGGTTGCCGCCGCGGCGATGCGCCCAGGCCTATATGTGTGGGGCTTCGTCTTGTCGGTGATGGCGCTACCTCCGAATTTGATTATGTGCATCAGTACTGTCTCTTTAGTATGAAGTTTAGCAAGTCTCTCAGCGTCTTGTTGTTTGGGATTTTGGCCAAGTGGCGCTCGGCCTCCTCTCTGTAGCGGTCGGCGAGGCGGAGGGCCTCCTCCTTGGCTTTGGCCTCGTCGAGTATCTCCACGGCTTCTTTCACCTCGGCATCTCTCATACTGTCTATTCTGAGAATTGACAGTAGCCTCTCCCTCTTGTGGGGCGGTAGCTTGGAGAGGGCTATTGCCACAACGGCGTTGCCCCGCTTGTGCTCCTTTATGTCCTTGCCTATCTCCTTGCCGAATTTCTTGGGATCACCGTATATGTCCAACACGTCGTCGATTATCTGGAAGGCTATTCCCGCGTTTAGGCCGAAGTTCCAAGCGGCTTCTGCAAGGTCGCCGTCGTCGCTTACTGACAGAACCCCCCACTTAGCCGCGGCCGCAATCAACACGCCGGTTTTCAAAGACACCATCTTGACGTAGTCGTCCAGCGTCACCTCCTTCCACCTGGCCTTGGCGAAGTAGGGGTCGCTCCTGCCGGCGCATTCGAAGAGGATGTCTAGCCTCTCCCCCTCGTCTATTGCCTTTATCACCTTGGCCACCTCCCTGGCGAATACCAGCGGCTTAGGCGTCTCCAGCACGGCCTCCTCTATCGCCTCCCTGTACCAAATGCCTATTAGGATGGCGGCGTTGTCGCCAAAGGCCTTCCGCACTGTGGGCATTCCCCTCCTGACATCTCCCCTGTCAATAATGTCGTCGTAGATGAGGGAGTAGTTGTGGATAAGCTCCACGATAGCCGCCGCGGGGAGGGCGGGCTCCCACCTCCCCGACACCGCCTCCGCAGTGGCGAGGGTAAGGAGGGGCCTAAGCCTCTTTCCGCCTGTCTTTAACTGGTAGAGCACCGCCTCGTGGAAGTCGTCTGCTAGATCTATGGCGAGGTAGCGCTCCAAAGCCTTTTCTATTTCCTGGCCGTATTTGGCGTGTAGGGCCGTTAAGACGTCCATGACGCTGGAAACCAATATATATTAAAGCAGTAGCCCTGCTATGGATCTCTACCTCTTTATCGTTCCGTCTATCGTTGCTCTCGCCGCCGTTGCTTTAAAGAAGAGCTACCTAACCTTGAGGGGCGCCACCTCCGCCGTCTTCGTCGGCTCGGCGGTTGCGGTGGCCGACGTTAGGCTCTTCGCGCTCCTCGCCGTTTTTTTCATAACCTCATCCGCCTTCACGAAGTTGAGGGGGGAGTGGAAGAGGAGGATGGGGCTCAAGGACGTCTCGGGGCGTTCTCTCAGGCAGGTAGTGGGGGTAGGGGCGCCTATTGCCCTCTTCGCCGTTCTCTACATAGCGACTGGAGATCCGAAAATGGTGGGGGCCGCCGCCACGGCGGTGGCAGTGGCGACGGCGGATACGTGGGCCAGCGAGATAGGCGTCGCGTATGGCGGGGTTCCGAGACACGTCTTAGCTCCGTGGCGGCGCCTGCCCCCGGGGGTCTCCGGCGGCGTTACCCCCATAGGCGTGGCGGCCTCTGCCCTAGGCGCGGCGTTTATAGCTATTCTCTCCGCGGTGTTGGGCGTGGCAAAGGCGCCGATCCTCGTGGCATTGCTCGGGTACTTGGGCGAGCTTCTAGACAGCGTGTTAGGGGCTACGCTTCAGATTAAGTACCTGTGTAAAGATACGGTCACGGAGGCGCCGGCCACGGGCTGTGTAAAACGCGGATTCCTGACAAACGAGTCCGTAAACCTGATCTCCGGGCTCGTAATGGGCTTTGTATATACGCTTCTCTCCTAAAAGGGGTCGTACGCGGTTTCGTAGGACGCCCTAGCTCAAGTCTTTGCGACCTACTTAACGTGCCTGTGTCGCCCTAATTGTATAAATAACCAGTATGGCTTAGATAGGTAGTGAGAGTTCACGTGGAGGAGTTTCAGGTCAAGACCCGCGCCCAAGAGGAGATTGTGGTGATAACGTCTCAGGTAGAACAGGCAGTGGAGCGAAGCGGTGTGAAGAATGGTATTGTACTTGTCTACGCCCCGCACGCCACTGCGATAATTACGGCAAACGAAAACGAGCCTAGGCTTAGGGAGGATGTATTAGGGAAAATACGCACGCTGTTTCCAAGAGGCGCCGGCTATAAACACGACGAGATCGACGACAACGCAAACGCGCATCTGGCAAATATATTTCTCGGCTTTCACATAGTGATGCCTGTGGTGGGCGGCAAGATTAGGAGGGGGACTTGGCAGGAGGTGATGCTTATAGAAATGGATGGCCCCCGCACCCGCCACATCGTGGTGATTGTGCTCGGCGAATAAAAAATCCACGTCCATTACAGGTATATTTCAGGACACGGTATATTACAGTATGGTGAATATAAGCCGAGGGCTTAAATTTCTCCGAGGGGAAAAACTCATGAATCTGCGCTTTAATCTGTCTGACTTCAAGTCGGTCCTCAAGACGGTATACCTCGGCATGCAGAAGATCGTATCCGAGGCCAGGGGGTCATGTGTGTCGTTCACGCCCCGCAAGGTCCTCGAATTCGGGGGCGTGGACACCACGGCGCCGGTAGCGCTGACTCTAGTCAAGCACATCTTGGAAAAGCTAGTAGAGGCGGGGTACCTCCAGAGAGACGACTCAAGGGCCAGGACTAGGTATATACTATGTAGGTACTCTCCGCTGTGGGAGAAGCTCAGGAACAAGGAGGCAGAGGCACTTCAGCTAATGGAGGTGGCCACCGCGGAGTAGGGGTGGAGAAGGGCTTCCTCCGCCGCCTGTTGCAGGAGCTGGGGGCTGAGGAAAACGACGTAGTCTATGTAGACGACCTCGTCGTTAAGGTAGATGGCTCTGCGTCGACTACCTCTAGGCTCCCCTTCCAGACGTGGGAAGACTTCGGGTGGAAAAACGTCGCCTCCGCCCTCAGCGATCTGCGAGTCAAATTCGCAGAGCCCCTCCTCATGCTGGTCTCCGTCACGGCGCCCTTCATGGACGTGGCGGAGGAGATAATAGAGGGTGTGAAGGCGGCGGCAAGGCGCTTCTCCTTGCGCTACGTAGGCGGCGACCTAAACGAGGGGGTTGAGGCAGTTGTCGACGTGGTCATGGTGGGGAGGGCCCCCGCAAAGATCGGCAGAGTGCCGAACCCTGGCGACCTCCTCATCACGATACCCCTCTTCGGCTACACGAGTATCGCGTATAAGTTTTGGCCTGCGGCCGCTCATCCAACCGTGAAGAGGGGGGTTGAGATGTTAAAGAGGCCTGAACCTACCTGGCCTCTGCCTCTGCTGGAATGCGTAACCGCAAGTATGGACTCCAGCGACGGGCTCGCCGATGTCCTCTGGGCTATGGCGAAGGGTGTGGACATAGTAGTAACGCAGCTACCCACTACTGACGACGTAGAGGCATTCGCCGAGGACCGCCAGCTTGATCTAGAGGAGCTGGTGTTCAACGGCGGGGAGGAGTACCTCCCCGTATTTGCCATAAGGCCCAACTGCGAGGTGAAGCCGCCCTACGTCGCCTTCGCGGAAGTAAGGCCAGGTCAAGGGAACGTCTGGTGGCGGGACAAGCCCCTCCCGTGGCGGGGGTGGTCGTACTTCCGGCGCGGGTGAACTCTTAATGTGTGTAAAAAGGACAGTGATGTGTGTGGTGGGCGATATTCTTCGCTGCGGTGACCGCCACGTTGCTAGTCCTAGTAGGGGTTTTTGTAGTACTTGCAGACGCCTATAAAGAGGCGCTTGAGGCGTACCGCCTTGCAAAATTCGCCCTCGACGAGTGGACCTCCCTTGTAGAGAGTCTCAACGCATCGGTGTGCCAAGGCGCCGAGGAGCTGGCCAAGAGGGCTCTAGCCGATCTCAACATCTCCCACTACCGCGAGCTAGGCCCCCTCTTAGGCAAAGCGCTTGAAGAGACTAGGCAAAAAACGCTGTTACGGAAGCTAAACTACAGCTGGGCCTTCGAGGGAGATGTCTTCATCTGGAACGTTACAGTCAAGTGGCACAACGTGCGCCGGGCAGGAGGCGCGGTTAACTGGCTTAGGCCATCTGAGCTGATAAACGCGGCTGAGTCCATAAAGGGAACCAGCTTCGACTTGACTTACTACACAGTGGAGGAGGCGCTGGCCCCACACGTGCCTAAAGGCGCCGTCTTGTATGGCGTTGTATACGGCCGCCTCTACGGCAACAGGAGCTACAGCGGCTTCCTAATAGGGGAGTACCGCCTATGGGACAAGACCCCGCTTAGATGTACAGGCGGCCGCCTCGAGGCGGCATTCTCGGCTGACCACTACGCCACTTTGGTTATAAACAGCACCGCGCCCTACGTCGACATATACGAGGAGGTGTACATAGAGCGCTAAAAGCTTAAGATTGTCCCGTCTCGTCTGGCCACCAACACCACGGCATCTCTCCTCTTTGAAAAAATGCCACTCTCCACAACACCTGGCACAGCTTTTAGCCGGTCCTCAGCAGAGGCGTCAAGGGGGCCGGGCGGAGTCCAATCAACTATGTAGTTCCCGTTGTCAGTTACCACGGGCCCCAGCTTCCCCTCGCCGGTCCTCAGCCGGGCGGAGCCGCCGAACTCCCTCTCAATCCTCCTAGCTACGAAGCGCCACGCCCAAGGCACCACCTCAATAGGCACGGGGCTGGCCTTTGGGATCCTCTCCACGAGCTTGTGTTCCTCTATCAACACGACGAACATGTCAGCGGCGTAGTCTACGATCTTCTCTCTGAGAAGCGCCCCACCCCTCCCCTTGAGGATGAGCTTATCTCGCGTCACCTCGTCGGCGCCGTCAACGGCTAAGTCAACGTGGTCAACCGCCCACATGGGCCTAAGCGCATTGCCGAGCCCCACCTCCTGAGCCAATATTTCACTATCAACGGAGGTGGGGACTAGGACAACCCCATCAATTCTGGCCTCTGCCAGGGCCTTTATGAACTCCCGAGCCGTCGTCCCGGAGCCCAGCCCCACCACCATTCCTGGTTTCACCAACTTCACAGCTTCTCTAGCCAAAGTAGCCTTCGACATGGAGATGCGAAAAACCAGGTTTTTAAAAACGGGCTACGGGAAGGCCTCTGCCGTGACCAATGCCCTCAGCACATCGCGTATACTTACCACGCCGATCACTCTGCCGCCCTCCACCACCGGTATGTGCCTAATGTTCTTCTCAATCATCTTGGCAGCTGTTGCTATCACTGTGTCGTCAGGAGAAGCAGTTACCAAGTTTTTTCTAGCCACCCGCTCAAGAGGTGTCTTGAAATCCACTTCCTCGGCCAGGAGTCTCACGATGTCGCGCTCTGTGATAATGCCGACGGGACTACCTGTTCTGTCTACCACAACGACGCTCCCCACGTTAGACGCGTACATCTTGGCAACTGCGCACTCGATGGGCTCGTCGGCATAGCAGTAGACAAGGTGGTCCCTTCTTACAAGCTCTCTAATCTTCATTGTAAAGATCTACGTGAGGGTTTATAAGTATTACCAAGTTAAACGAGTATACCTAGATAGAACATAAAAATTATTAGAGCAAACTCACTGAGGTCTGTGATACTACTTGAAATAGACATGGGGAAGAACAAAGTTGAGAAACAAGAAATAGACGCCTCGGGGCCGCTGGAAGCCGCTATTACGATCCACAAAAAATACGAGACGTGGCGCCTTGATCCGCTATCCCCAGAAGCCCCTATAGTCTTCGGCATGGGCCCCTTCGTCGGGGGGAAGCTCTACGGCGTCCACCGCCTCATCTTCGTCTTCAAAAGCCCGCAGACAAAGACCCTACACGTTTCGGCCCTAGGAGGCGCCGCATACAAGGCAATGGGCATGGGCGCCCAGGCGGTGGCCATAAGAGGGAGGGCCGAGAAGCCCACCGCTGTTTTTATCGCAAACGGCCAAGTGGAATTCGCCGAGATTAAGCCAAGCGACGCCTACAACCTGATCAAAGAGCTCTACGAGACGCGCAGAGATTTCTTCATACAAAACGACGCAAGAGCCCTCGTGGTGGGCCCCGCCTCGTGGACGACGTACAACGGAGCCATTGTTTCTGTAGATATAGACGTAAAGAAAGGGGAGTTTCGGCTGGGAGCGGAGGACTTCGCCGCCAGGGGAGGTCCCGGCACGGCGCTGGCCCAAGGCCACAACGTCGTAGCCATCGTGGTAGGCGGCCCCAAGAAGCCGCTTTACGAAAAAGCGGCGGACGCAGAGGCGATAAACCAGCTTTTTAGGCAGAGGCTCGGGAAGCCCTACCTAGACGTGCTTAACGAAAAGACCGTGAAGTACAGATACGACCCCAAGATAGGGACCGGTGGCACCTTCGGCGTCAACTACCCCCACTACCGCGACTTGCTCCCCCTCTTCGGCTACAAGTCGATATACATGCCGAAGGAGGAGAGGATCAAACACGCCGACCTCGTCCTAGAGCTGTTTTGGAAGCCGTTCCAAGTGGAGGTTTTCGAAAAGGCAAAAAGCTGGTACAACTGCGGCGAGCCCTGCCCCGTCGTGTGCAAAAAGGTGTGGAGAGGGAAAAAGGTCGATTATGAATCATTCCACGCCGCGGGGCCCTTCATAGGCAACTACCTACTCCAAGAGGCCGTGCCGGTTGTGGACGAGATAGACAAGCTGGGCCTAGACGCCATAGAAATGGGCCACGTCATCGCATGGCTTTTCGACGCCGTTTACACGGGTCTGCTTAAGCCGGAGGAGGTGGGCCTCGACGACGTGCCGGCCTTCGACCCGTCCAGCTTCGACCCGGTTAAGGACTCGAGGAGAAACGCCAAGCTCGCCCTAGCGTTGGTGAGGAACTTCGTCAACAACTCCACCGACGTCCTGGCGCTTGTGGCCAAACACGGCATTAGAAAGGCGGCGCGGGAGCTGGAGAGGCGCTATGCGGACAGGGTAAGGGAGAGGGGGGTCCGGTTCAGGGACTTAGCCGTATACGCCGCATACGGCGCCGAGGGGTACATGACCCCCAACTTCTACTGGGCGCCCGGGCTAGTCGCCCCCATGTACGTGCTGGGCAGGTACTGGACGAACTACAACCCCACCTTTATGTCCCCCGAGGACTTCGCCAAGACCTCCTACGAGAGGGCGGTGGCCGAGGCGCTGGTGGACAACGCCGGCATTTGCCGATTCCACCGGGGCTGGGCAGAGCCCGTGCTCAAAGAGCTGTACCAGCTTGTCGGCGCCCGGCCCCCCGCCGCTCTCTACCGCGAAATCGCCTACTACGCAAAGCTCTCAGGCGCAGAGCCTATGCCATGGGAGTCCAAGAGGACGCGGGACTTAGTCTCCGCCCTAGCCAAGGAGCTGGGGAGCAAGGAGTGGAGGTTCGAAGACTACGACGACTACTACGAATGGTGGATTAGGTTCAAGGAGGCACTGGATAAGTTAATACTTGCCTAGTGTCGAAACAAATTTCTTTGATAATCTAACGTTAAAAAAAGGTGGCTTACAAAGCCTCCCATGACTAACCCCCAATTAGCCACAATGGTGCTAATAACAGTGCTAGGTATAGTGGCCTCCGCCCAATTGGTTAGTGCGCAGAGCGCTCCCAGCTATAGCTGGAACTGCCCAGAGACACCTATATATGGTAATAGCCCCTTTGTGAATACCAAAGAGTTGGGGGATGGATCAGTGTATCTGTTATAGTATGTCCTCAAAAACAGTACTATGTCTACTACGCAAACGACGGCACGTACAGGTGGGTTTGGATCCAACTTATGCGGGTGAATAGCGTGCCAAATACTTCCAATGGTTGGAAGCATACTACTGGCGGGATTGTGAAGGACAATGCTGTACCTACGCAGAGGGCTCGACACATATGCGCCTCATGGTACTCCTTAGATCTCAATTCTCAGTACTTAGTATATACGCTTTCTAGTAACTGCGTATACGGCCCCGCGATACCCGGCTCCACAGTTCCTAACAGCGGAGAATATAATGTGGGGACGGTAACAAGGACTGTGACATTTAGTGTAAGCGCACAGGGTAAAGATCAAAGTGGTTCCGTTACCTTTTCACTGACCGAAAGTATTCCTAGGATACAAGTGTCGCTGAATGTATTAGACGCAAGATCGGTTGAGTGGAGACAGTACATATACGACGGAGGCGATAGCTCCCTAGGAAATTCCTGGGGGTCAATGTCGTGGGATTGGATGTACGCTCTTACAGTTCTAGCAAAGCCTAACAGCAACTTTTACTTAGGCGTATTAGGACAGGCTAGCTTCTGGAAGTGTAAGTTGTGGTGTCTATCAGTGGAGTATGACCAACCATTTGCAGCATGGTTTGTAAAGCCATGAAATTGAGGAAGTTCTACGTAGTAGTCGCGGTTGTCCTCGCCTTGGTAGTGGGTATACCTGCCTCTATCTATTTCGTGCTGAAGCAACCGCCTGGGGTGAAAACAACAGTAGATGTCTTTGCTTGCGACTTGGCTAATGAGTCAGGCATG from Pyrobaculum arsenaticum DSM 13514 includes:
- a CDS encoding isopentenyl phosphate kinase → MHIIKFGGSAITDKTKPHTYRPGRIAAAATELRGRPAALIHGAGSFAHPHVKAFGLTPLGIALTKAALRRLTSYVVDELASAGVAAMPVEPSDVFWGRTLARPEVIRHAITHGLYPLLHGDIVPSDEGYTVISGDDIAVELAKLFNPKAVVFLMDTDGIYTAPPGAPGARKIERITEDLDVEGTAGVDVTGGIRKKVEAGLEIAKLGVPVYYCSITDREALRLILNDEKPRTCTVVEPTLTR
- a CDS encoding acetyl ornithine aminotransferase family protein, which produces MPKWHWPIDPDKVPQIRVEPPGPKAREIVKRDEEVLMQSFARWYPLVIARGYGPVVEDVDGNLYIDFNAGIAVTNVGHAHPKVVDAIKKQAELFLHYSLTDFYYEVAVRLAERLVSIAPISGRKKVFFTNSGTESIEGVLKIARGYFKGQRPYVIAFLGAFHGRTYGSMSLSASKTVHRRHFSPLVPGIIHAPFPHPVHCPFKASTAEECGEYALGFLEDWIFRRLVDPSEVALVIMEPVQGEGGYVVPPKNFVQGLRKITKEHGILFAVDEVQTGFGRTGRWFAIEHFGVEPDLIATAKAIAAGLPLGAIIGKAEVMSLPRGAHANTFGGNPVAAAAALASLEVIEEEELLHHAELLGEELKKFFRDELGDRHDVRGLGLMIGVELLDEKKKPAKYLDEVLTKAFKRGVAVIGAGLSTIRVAPPLVIPRDMALRATAIITDILSGYR
- a CDS encoding CBS domain-containing protein gives rise to the protein MKIRELVRRDHLVYCYADEPIECAVAKMYASNVGSVVVVDRTGSPVGIITERDIVRLLAEEVDFKTPLERVARKNLVTASPDDTVIATAAKMIEKNIRHIPVVEGGRVIGVVSIRDVLRALVTAEAFP
- a CDS encoding polyprenyl synthetase family protein; its protein translation is MDVLTALHAKYGQEIEKALERYLAIDLADDFHEAVLYQLKTGGKRLRPLLTLATAEAVSGRWEPALPAAAIVELIHNYSLIYDDIIDRGDVRRGMPTVRKAFGDNAAILIGIWYREAIEEAVLETPKPLVFAREVAKVIKAIDEGERLDILFECAGRSDPYFAKARWKEVTLDDYVKMVSLKTGVLIAAAAKWGVLSVSDDGDLAEAAWNFGLNAGIAFQIIDDVLDIYGDPKKFGKEIGKDIKEHKRGNAVVAIALSKLPPHKRERLLSILRIDSMRDAEVKEAVEILDEAKAKEEALRLADRYREEAERHLAKIPNNKTLRDLLNFILKRQY
- the sufC gene encoding Fe-S cluster assembly ATPase SufC; translated protein: MHMLEIRNLRVAVGGREILKGVTLSVSSGETVVLMGPNGSGKSTLFQAIAGNPKYEILDGDILLDGESIRDLAPEERFAKGIFVGFQSPVAVPEVRFAFLLQAMLNIRAGKKLTDPNPQVLAQAQKLAAELGLKPEVFNRGVGAGFSGGEFKRAEVLQALLLNPKFVILDEPDSGLDVDGIAAVGKAVSRLSASGSGVLLSTHYARVLKFIKPTRVYVMADGRIVLQGDENIIKKIEEIGYKSYFEEIRQEL
- a CDS encoding DUF92 domain-containing protein; the encoded protein is MDLYLFIVPSIVALAAVALKKSYLTLRGATSAVFVGSAVAVADVRLFALLAVFFITSSAFTKLRGEWKRRMGLKDVSGRSLRQVVGVGAPIALFAVLYIATGDPKMVGAAATAVAVATADTWASEIGVAYGGVPRHVLAPWRRLPPGVSGGVTPIGVAASALGAAFIAILSAVLGVAKAPILVALLGYLGELLDSVLGATLQIKYLCKDTVTEAPATGCVKRGFLTNESVNLISGLVMGFVYTLLS
- a CDS encoding AIR synthase related protein; its protein translation is MEKGFLRRLLQELGAEENDVVYVDDLVVKVDGSASTTSRLPFQTWEDFGWKNVASALSDLRVKFAEPLLMLVSVTAPFMDVAEEIIEGVKAAARRFSLRYVGGDLNEGVEAVVDVVMVGRAPAKIGRVPNPGDLLITIPLFGYTSIAYKFWPAAAHPTVKRGVEMLKRPEPTWPLPLLECVTASMDSSDGLADVLWAMAKGVDIVVTQLPTTDDVEAFAEDRQLDLEELVFNGGEEYLPVFAIRPNCEVKPPYVAFAEVRPGQGNVWWRDKPLPWRGWSYFRRG
- a CDS encoding secondary thiamine-phosphate synthase enzyme YjbQ — translated: MRVHVEEFQVKTRAQEEIVVITSQVEQAVERSGVKNGIVLVYAPHATAIITANENEPRLREDVLGKIRTLFPRGAGYKHDEIDDNANAHLANIFLGFHIVMPVVGGKIRRGTWQEVMLIEMDGPRTRHIVVIVLGE
- the rpiA gene encoding ribose 5-phosphate isomerase A, whose protein sequence is MSKATLAREAVKLVKPGMVVGLGSGTTAREFIKALAEARIDGVVLVPTSVDSEILAQEVGLGNALRPMWAVDHVDLAVDGADEVTRDKLILKGRGGALLREKIVDYAADMFVVLIEEHKLVERIPKASPVPIEVVPWAWRFVARRIEREFGGSARLRTGEGKLGPVVTDNGNYIVDWTPPGPLDASAEDRLKAVPGVVESGIFSKRRDAVVLVARRDGTILSF